The following proteins are co-located in the Candidatus Ozemobacteraceae bacterium genome:
- a CDS encoding bi-domain-containing oxidoreductase codes for MRQILQSLKTGEIEIADIPVPTVKAGHLLIQSARSLISVGTERMLLDFGRAGWIDKARQQPDKVRQVFQKIRTDGLLATAESVMRKLDQPLALGYSNAGRVVAVGKGVTGFAAGDRVVSNGNHADVVCVPENLCAKIPDGVGDDTASFTVIASIALEGIRLVQPTLGESVAVMGLGLIGLLTVQMLRANGCRVIGFDFDPSKVALAREFGAEAHDLKDGIDPVAAATAFSRGHGVDAVIITAATKSDDPIHQAPQMCRKRGRVVLVGVVGLNLSRDDFYKKEITFQVSCSYGPGRYEAEYEKKGLDYPIGFVRWTEQRNFEAVLDMMAAGSIRTEKLVTRVIAMDEAKKAYEAVAAGENVLGLVLDYGQQINLERRSVILQPAAGIAAAPGKGITGFIGAGNFASGVLVPAFAAAGAGLKTIASSGGVSGTHLGRKSGFRISTTDYRTIIDDPEIDTIAITTQHGTHAKFVCEALSAGKHVFVEKPLCLTWNELAEIEKAYQDACAAKPRILMVGFNRRFSPLVQTVKRLLDSQQEQKSIVMTVNAGAIPGDHWTQDEEAGGGRILGEACHFIDLIRFLVGAPILDVHTAVMRRKDTATPPDTVTVTITFSDGSLGVVNYFANGHKDYPKERLEAFSGGRILVLDNFRSLSGHGWPGFKGESLWAQDKGHAAGAKAFLEAVRTGGAAPIPFAEIVEVTKATLKAAGIAPDRDA; via the coding sequence ATGCGGCAGATCCTGCAGAGTCTGAAAACCGGCGAGATCGAGATCGCCGACATCCCCGTGCCGACCGTGAAGGCCGGGCACCTGCTGATTCAAAGCGCCCGAAGTCTCATCTCGGTCGGAACCGAGCGGATGCTGCTGGATTTCGGCCGGGCCGGCTGGATCGACAAGGCGCGGCAACAGCCCGACAAGGTGCGGCAGGTATTCCAGAAGATCCGCACCGACGGGCTTCTCGCGACGGCCGAGTCGGTGATGCGCAAACTCGACCAGCCGCTCGCGCTCGGCTACTCGAACGCGGGCCGGGTCGTGGCGGTCGGGAAGGGCGTCACCGGCTTCGCGGCCGGCGATCGCGTCGTTTCGAACGGGAACCATGCCGACGTGGTCTGCGTGCCCGAGAACCTGTGCGCGAAGATCCCCGACGGGGTCGGCGACGATACGGCATCGTTCACGGTCATCGCGTCGATCGCCCTCGAGGGCATCCGGCTCGTCCAGCCGACCCTGGGCGAGAGCGTCGCCGTGATGGGACTCGGCCTCATCGGCCTCCTGACGGTCCAGATGCTGCGCGCGAACGGCTGCCGGGTGATCGGGTTCGATTTCGACCCGTCGAAAGTCGCGCTGGCGCGCGAGTTCGGCGCAGAGGCCCACGACCTGAAAGACGGGATCGACCCGGTGGCGGCCGCGACGGCGTTCTCGCGCGGGCATGGTGTCGATGCCGTTATAATAACTGCCGCTACAAAAAGCGACGATCCCATCCACCAGGCCCCGCAGATGTGCCGCAAGCGCGGCCGCGTCGTGCTGGTCGGGGTCGTCGGGCTGAACCTTTCCCGCGACGATTTCTACAAGAAGGAGATCACGTTCCAGGTCTCGTGCTCGTACGGGCCCGGCCGGTACGAGGCGGAATACGAGAAGAAGGGGCTGGACTACCCGATCGGCTTCGTGCGCTGGACCGAACAGCGCAACTTCGAGGCCGTGCTCGACATGATGGCGGCCGGCTCGATCAGGACGGAAAAGCTGGTCACGCGCGTCATCGCGATGGACGAGGCGAAGAAGGCCTACGAAGCCGTCGCGGCCGGCGAGAACGTGCTCGGCCTGGTGCTCGATTACGGGCAGCAGATCAACCTGGAGCGGCGCAGCGTGATCCTGCAGCCGGCCGCCGGCATTGCCGCGGCCCCCGGCAAGGGCATCACGGGATTCATCGGGGCGGGGAACTTCGCTTCGGGGGTTCTCGTTCCCGCGTTCGCGGCCGCCGGCGCCGGGCTGAAGACGATCGCGAGCTCCGGAGGCGTGTCGGGGACGCACCTCGGCAGGAAAAGCGGGTTCCGCATCAGCACGACGGACTACCGGACGATCATTGACGATCCCGAGATCGACACGATCGCGATCACGACCCAGCATGGCACGCATGCGAAGTTCGTCTGCGAAGCCCTGTCGGCGGGAAAACACGTGTTTGTCGAAAAGCCGCTCTGCCTGACGTGGAACGAGCTTGCCGAGATCGAGAAAGCGTATCAGGACGCCTGCGCGGCGAAGCCCCGCATCCTGATGGTCGGTTTCAACCGGCGGTTCTCGCCGCTTGTTCAAACGGTCAAACGGCTGCTCGACAGCCAGCAGGAGCAGAAAAGCATCGTGATGACGGTGAACGCCGGCGCGATTCCCGGCGACCACTGGACACAGGACGAGGAGGCCGGCGGCGGGCGCATTCTCGGCGAGGCCTGCCATTTCATCGACCTGATCAGGTTCCTGGTCGGGGCGCCGATCCTCGATGTCCACACCGCGGTGATGCGGAGGAAAGACACGGCGACGCCCCCCGATACCGTCACCGTCACGATCACGTTCTCCGACGGCTCGCTGGGCGTGGTGAACTACTTCGCCAACGGCCACAAGGACTACCCCAAGGAGCGGCTCGAGGCCTTCTCGGGCGGCCGCATCCTGGTCCTCGACAACTTCCGCTCGCTTTCCGGACACGGCTGGCCGGGATTCAAGGGCGAGTCTCTCTGGGCGCAGGACAAGGGGCATGCCGCCGGGGCGAAGGCGTTTCTCGAGGCCGTGCGAACCGGCGGAGCGGCGCCGATCCCGTTTGCAGAGATCGTCGAGGTGACGAAAGCGACGCTGAAGGCTGCCGGCATCGCCCCGGACCGTGATGCCTGA